The following proteins come from a genomic window of Halorussus halophilus:
- a CDS encoding VirB4 family type IV secretion system protein, giving the protein MIREHLPFWNNSTTNSESIENSERPPVDYENESSDLDTIPDIHQTVVSPSSIEERPSAVRTGPSWAQTLWVGEYPDAPRDGLFESLYSTPETRNTDLSLHLDPRETRATLDALENKIEDLEADHEYLSEKRRAGARGVKKDLEDYQEMYDVLRNTPTTAFDVSMYLATHSGTETDLGTDAVSSTARRSPTNLTPVTPRWSQLETLISGSPVGVDKLNETMDTQTPMLSGAVGAMFPFVSGAFAEPGIEYGTYALNESPLILDRFERETGYCMMVVGKLGAGKSFSTKLNVTRRAMYDEDSVIVMLDPLAGFAGVNNTLGGERVTVGGTRGFNPLELKATPDSVLAEVPDLDPWGEQIAWVLTFFETFFEHVATNPLGDRKQTLRRAIQETYERQGITRDPATHNLDSPTVRDVIEVLEDLLDDPEVFGYVTAGEQDSVRGDAQSLLKDLRPSFRAGGDLANLARQTEFDLDSKVIYLDLHQEEGTRGRTETSLMMQVLFNAVYERAKQTDKRVVFVIDEAHYLMNDTTSLEFLETAVRHSRHYDLSIQFITQTGGEFALTPEARTIANLCSVTLIHRVREEAEKLGEWFDLSDREVNWVRTAKAGNEEDGYSEALLGIDEEGWFPLRVRASEFEADVIGEN; this is encoded by the coding sequence ATGATTCGAGAACACCTTCCTTTCTGGAACAATAGCACGACGAATAGCGAGTCAATCGAGAACTCTGAGCGTCCACCCGTGGACTACGAGAATGAGTCGAGCGACCTCGATACGATTCCGGACATCCACCAGACCGTCGTGTCGCCGTCGAGTATCGAGGAGCGACCGAGCGCCGTCCGCACAGGACCGAGTTGGGCACAGACGCTGTGGGTTGGTGAGTATCCGGATGCACCGCGTGACGGCCTCTTCGAATCGCTGTACTCCACCCCCGAAACCCGCAATACCGATCTCTCGCTGCATCTCGACCCACGGGAGACACGCGCAACCCTCGATGCGCTCGAAAACAAAATCGAAGACCTCGAAGCCGACCACGAGTACCTCTCGGAGAAACGCCGTGCAGGCGCGCGTGGCGTGAAAAAAGACCTCGAAGATTATCAGGAGATGTACGACGTCCTCCGGAACACACCAACGACGGCGTTCGACGTCTCGATGTATCTCGCGACGCACAGTGGGACAGAGACCGACCTCGGGACGGACGCAGTCAGCAGTACTGCACGGCGGTCGCCAACGAATCTGACGCCAGTGACGCCGCGCTGGTCGCAACTGGAAACGCTCATCTCGGGCAGTCCCGTGGGCGTCGATAAGTTGAACGAGACGATGGACACCCAAACACCGATGCTAAGCGGTGCTGTTGGCGCGATGTTCCCGTTCGTATCCGGGGCGTTCGCCGAACCCGGCATCGAATATGGGACGTATGCGCTCAACGAGAGCCCGCTGATTCTGGACCGCTTCGAACGAGAGACAGGCTACTGTATGATGGTCGTCGGGAAACTCGGGGCGGGCAAATCGTTCTCGACGAAACTCAACGTCACGCGGCGCGCGATGTACGACGAGGATTCGGTCATCGTGATGCTTGACCCCTTAGCTGGGTTCGCTGGCGTGAACAACACGCTCGGTGGCGAACGCGTGACTGTCGGCGGGACGCGCGGATTCAATCCCCTTGAACTGAAGGCGACACCCGATTCGGTGCTTGCGGAGGTTCCGGACTTGGACCCGTGGGGCGAGCAAATTGCGTGGGTGCTCACGTTCTTCGAGACGTTCTTCGAACATGTCGCCACCAACCCGCTGGGCGACCGCAAGCAGACGCTTCGCCGTGCGATTCAGGAAACCTACGAACGCCAGGGCATCACGCGTGACCCCGCGACGCACAACCTGGACTCGCCGACGGTGCGGGACGTCATCGAAGTGCTCGAAGACCTGCTTGACGACCCCGAAGTGTTCGGGTACGTCACTGCTGGTGAACAGGACAGCGTTCGCGGGGATGCCCAATCGCTGTTGAAGGACCTTCGGCCATCCTTCCGCGCTGGTGGTGACCTCGCTAATCTTGCGCGCCAGACTGAGTTCGACCTCGACTCAAAGGTCATCTATCTGGACCTCCATCAGGAGGAGGGGACGCGCGGTCGGACAGAGACGAGCCTGATGATGCAGGTGTTGTTCAATGCGGTCTACGAGAGGGCGAAACAGACTGACAAGCGAGTCGTGTTCGTCATCGACGAAGCACACTACCTGATGAACGACACAACCTCACTTGAGTTCTTAGAGACTGCCGTACGGCATAGTCGCCACTACGACCTCTCGATCCAGTTCATCACCCAAACGGGTGGCGAGTTCGCGTTGACGCCCGAAGCGCGGACAATTGCGAATCTCTGTTCGGTGACGCTCATCCATCGCGTAAGAGAGGAAGCCGAGAAACTCGGTGAGTGGTTCGATCTGAGTGATCGCGAGGTGAACTGGGTGCGAACAGCTAAAGCCGGAAATGAGGAAGATGGGTACTCTGAGGCGTTGCTCGGTATTGACGAGGAAGGATGGTTCCCACTTCGCGTTCGTGCAAGTGAGTTCGAAGCAGATGTGATTGGTGAAAACTAA
- a CDS encoding sugar transferase, whose amino-acid sequence MVSGHRYRITSVAGTVGVTTLSLLVANTPAVQSTLTTLVPVFRRLPATSLYGDSYVLALATTLFVVCASLVPLFKPRPRRILDAILITHKRVVLAGVALAAIGYFDYTYRLPRSTLVLTMLGLLVTLPAWFVVIRRRPSSECCAVVVGDDPEEILAVIEATDIPVVGYVSPPSPYYSSDESQLGQPAVTAGGGKSPLNDLDCLGGLSRLDEVLVEHDVDTALLAFATPDRAEFFGALDACYEHGVEAKVHRNYTNDVLTVSTSNQGVLVDIDLEPWDWQDYVFKRVFDVMFAVVGLFAFAPALAVIAVAVKLDSPGPVFYSQKRTAEFGETFEVYKFRSMVPEGESVVPSEDDQNDRITRIGSILRRTHLDELPQLWAILTGEMSVVGPRAVWTDEEILLEETADAWRKRWFVKPGLTGLAQIHGAKSTDPEVKLRYDLEYIQHQSFWFDVKIVIRQVWQVLCSLTRI is encoded by the coding sequence ATGGTTTCGGGACACCGGTATCGAATTACGAGCGTGGCCGGGACGGTCGGCGTGACCACACTCTCGTTGTTGGTCGCCAACACGCCTGCCGTCCAGTCGACACTGACCACGCTCGTGCCGGTGTTCCGACGACTTCCAGCAACATCGTTATACGGGGATTCGTACGTCCTCGCACTTGCGACGACGCTATTCGTTGTTTGTGCCAGTCTCGTCCCACTGTTCAAACCTCGCCCTCGGCGGATTCTTGACGCGATACTTATTACGCACAAACGAGTCGTCCTCGCTGGGGTTGCGCTGGCCGCTATCGGCTACTTTGACTACACGTATCGACTGCCCCGCTCGACGCTCGTGTTGACGATGCTGGGCTTGCTGGTAACGCTTCCCGCGTGGTTCGTCGTCATTCGACGCCGACCATCAAGTGAATGTTGTGCCGTCGTCGTCGGTGACGACCCCGAGGAGATACTCGCAGTAATCGAGGCCACCGACATACCTGTTGTTGGATACGTCTCACCGCCAAGCCCATACTACTCATCAGATGAATCTCAGCTTGGCCAGCCTGCTGTCACCGCCGGTGGTGGGAAGTCTCCACTGAATGATCTCGACTGTCTAGGCGGACTTTCACGATTGGATGAAGTGCTCGTCGAACACGATGTCGATACTGCATTGCTCGCGTTCGCTACACCAGATCGTGCGGAGTTCTTTGGCGCGCTAGACGCCTGCTATGAGCACGGTGTCGAAGCAAAGGTACATCGCAACTATACAAATGACGTATTGACTGTCTCCACTAGTAATCAGGGGGTGCTCGTCGATATCGATCTTGAACCCTGGGACTGGCAGGATTACGTGTTCAAACGCGTATTTGACGTGATGTTCGCTGTCGTCGGGTTGTTCGCGTTCGCACCGGCACTGGCTGTCATCGCAGTGGCAGTAAAACTCGATAGCCCTGGACCAGTATTCTATAGTCAAAAGCGGACTGCAGAATTTGGCGAGACGTTTGAAGTGTACAAGTTCCGGAGCATGGTTCCTGAAGGCGAATCGGTAGTACCAAGCGAAGACGACCAGAACGACCGAATCACGCGTATTGGTAGTATTCTGCGGCGAACTCACTTGGACGAGCTGCCTCAACTATGGGCGATACTGACCGGTGAAATGAGCGTCGTCGGTCCCCGAGCGGTCTGGACTGACGAGGAGATTTTGCTCGAAGAAACCGCCGACGCGTGGCGTAAGCGGTGGTTTGTCAAACCTGGGTTGACGGGATTAGCTCAAATTCACGGTGCAAAGAGTACAGACCCTGAAGTGAAACTCCGGTACGACCTAGAGTATATTCAGCACCAATCTTTTTGGTTTGACGTGAAAATCGTAATCCGGCAAGTCTGGCAGGTCTTGTGCTCACTTACGAGAATTTAG
- a CDS encoding sulfatase-like hydrolase/transferase, whose translation MSDEPNVFVLSADSLSQKYFSEFLPELADLVDGVAFTDAIATASDTNSAMPGLAASVYSDTVPGWGLPDEDSPTTIAEKLSDSGYSCGLWTDNYLFGKEYNYAAGFTAGNLGAPTWKKKLVNVIRESPFEPTLSLAEWAYFNVFSDIKGKIASEESFYRTAADLHTEGLEWLQKTSDHPVFCWIHYMDTHHPYEPPNDYFESMSFNGNWSRSKLGEFTRTVIKSNGEGFSDSEIDDVRKAYTACCRYLFDEVHEFIQQLIQEGHFDPEKDVLAFTADHGECLSPKEYRMMGHVPPAFWEEIVNVPLLISRPDWDHGTVDGQVSTLDLMPTLLDAVGIESPNSVEGIPRQEPDDAIVEHAEFVSEWQATDWDSRQTYRGIRTDTDWKLFGAHLDGDDTGVITQRSTNGREEELYSGNTAPKGDLGNRWGELSSQFERGSILGTNEKIDTDESIEDHLRDLGYVE comes from the coding sequence ATGAGCGACGAACCGAACGTGTTTGTTCTTTCGGCTGACTCTCTTAGCCAAAAGTATTTTTCCGAGTTTCTTCCGGAGTTAGCTGACCTCGTCGATGGTGTTGCTTTCACCGATGCGATTGCTACAGCTTCGGATACTAATTCGGCAATGCCGGGATTGGCAGCAAGTGTTTATTCCGATACTGTCCCAGGATGGGGACTACCGGATGAAGACTCGCCGACGACGATTGCAGAAAAACTCTCAGACAGTGGATATAGTTGCGGTCTATGGACTGACAACTACCTTTTTGGGAAGGAATATAACTACGCTGCTGGCTTCACAGCGGGAAATCTTGGAGCACCGACTTGGAAGAAAAAACTTGTAAATGTTATCCGTGAAAGTCCATTCGAACCTACACTGAGTCTTGCTGAATGGGCGTATTTCAACGTTTTCTCGGACATAAAAGGGAAAATTGCATCCGAAGAGTCATTCTATCGAACTGCCGCAGACCTACATACAGAAGGACTAGAATGGCTTCAGAAAACTAGTGATCATCCGGTGTTCTGCTGGATTCACTATATGGATACACATCATCCATATGAGCCGCCGAACGACTACTTCGAATCAATGTCATTCAACGGCAACTGGAGTCGTTCGAAGCTTGGTGAGTTCACTCGAACCGTCATCAAGTCAAACGGAGAAGGGTTCTCCGACTCTGAGATTGATGACGTCAGAAAGGCCTACACGGCGTGCTGTCGTTACCTTTTCGACGAAGTTCACGAATTCATCCAGCAACTAATTCAAGAAGGCCATTTCGATCCAGAAAAAGACGTTCTCGCTTTCACAGCAGACCACGGAGAGTGCCTTAGTCCCAAAGAGTACAGGATGATGGGACACGTACCTCCCGCATTCTGGGAAGAGATAGTTAATGTACCACTACTCATCAGCAGACCTGACTGGGATCACGGAACCGTTGATGGTCAGGTGAGTACACTGGACTTGATGCCAACGCTACTTGATGCAGTCGGAATAGAATCTCCAAATTCAGTAGAAGGCATTCCACGCCAAGAGCCGGATGATGCTATCGTTGAGCATGCCGAATTTGTATCGGAGTGGCAAGCAACTGACTGGGATTCTCGTCAGACGTACCGTGGTATTCGTACAGATACAGATTGGAAGTTATTTGGTGCTCATCTCGATGGGGACGATACAGGAGTTATCACTCAGCGTTCGACTAACGGAAGGGAAGAGGAACTTTATTCTGGAAATACCGCTCCTAAAGGCGACTTAGGAAATCGCTGGGGTGAACTTTCATCTCAGTTTGAGCGTGGTAGCATTTTGGGAACCAACGAGAAGATCGACACAGACGAATCCATTGAGGATCACCTACGGGATCTTGGTTACGTCGAATAG
- a CDS encoding glycosyltransferase family 4 protein, which yields MTNESSSPAERLRVRLVTQFFYPDTSANSAILTELATGLAERDVDVDVLTAQPAYSSSDRERTEPRKEVHKGVSIRRILSTRFNKNEGTKYRLLNDISFFISAFVSLLLDREKRLLLLPTAPPFLPILGWLVKNLRGYQYVPVVYDLYPDMAVQLGYLSESGFVYRFWDWLNYRAYSQADEVITIGETMEETLIEKYGEECDVTVIHNWEDGEFIQPQKKSKNEFSKENDLVEPTTVLYSGNLGLHHDLESVIDAAKILEKMHPDKLKFLFIGEGGKKPILKDMVDDYGLNTVSFLPYQPKDALPDSLTSGDIALVTMEEGVEGLCVSSKFYTALASGQAVLAISKPDSEIGQVVERTDCGIRVDPESPDQIVSAIMQWLDNPDLVKEMGERARKVFDQKFNKQRSISQYQDCLSKVNH from the coding sequence ATGACCAACGAATCCAGTAGTCCAGCAGAAAGACTTCGAGTAAGATTAGTAACGCAATTCTTTTATCCGGATACATCTGCTAATTCTGCAATATTAACTGAACTGGCAACTGGTCTCGCTGAACGTGATGTGGATGTGGATGTATTGACTGCGCAACCTGCATATTCTTCGTCAGACAGAGAGCGTACGGAACCAAGGAAAGAGGTTCACAAGGGCGTTTCAATTCGCCGAATATTGTCAACTAGGTTTAATAAAAATGAAGGGACAAAGTATCGACTTCTAAATGACATTTCATTTTTTATTAGCGCGTTTGTCTCACTCCTGCTTGATAGAGAAAAACGTCTTCTCTTACTTCCGACTGCACCACCCTTTCTGCCCATTCTCGGATGGCTAGTTAAGAATCTCCGAGGTTATCAATACGTTCCAGTCGTGTACGACCTCTATCCAGACATGGCAGTTCAATTAGGATATTTATCAGAAAGTGGATTTGTTTATCGATTCTGGGATTGGCTCAATTATCGCGCATATAGCCAAGCTGACGAAGTGATAACTATCGGTGAAACTATGGAAGAGACACTTATAGAGAAGTACGGTGAGGAGTGCGATGTGACGGTTATTCACAACTGGGAAGACGGTGAGTTTATCCAACCTCAGAAGAAGTCAAAGAATGAATTTTCAAAGGAAAACGACCTTGTAGAACCAACAACAGTTCTATACTCTGGAAACCTAGGCCTTCACCATGATTTAGAGAGTGTTATTGATGCCGCAAAAATCCTTGAGAAAATGCATCCTGATAAACTTAAATTCCTCTTTATCGGTGAAGGCGGTAAAAAACCAATATTAAAGGATATGGTCGACGACTACGGTTTGAATACGGTTTCGTTTCTCCCGTACCAGCCTAAAGACGCCCTTCCTGACTCACTAACATCCGGCGACATTGCACTCGTAACTATGGAGGAAGGCGTTGAAGGACTCTGCGTTTCGAGCAAGTTCTACACTGCACTCGCCAGCGGCCAAGCAGTTCTAGCAATCTCGAAACCAGACTCTGAGATTGGTCAGGTTGTCGAACGGACTGATTGTGGTATTCGGGTGGATCCAGAATCCCCCGATCAAATTGTATCCGCAATTATGCAGTGGCTGGATAATCCGGACTTAGTCAAGGAGATGGGAGAAAGAGCTCGAAAGGTCTTTGATCAGAAGTTCAATAAGCAGCGGTCTATCAGCCAATACCAAGACTGCCTGTCGAAGGTCAACCACTAG
- a CDS encoding NAD-dependent epimerase/dehydratase family protein, with the protein MDWKEARVLVTGGAGFIGSHLSERLLELGCEVVVADDFSRGSPDKIEHLLDDIELRTVDLTTHKGCVEATEGVDHVFHLAATVGGIHYIKRENVGGLTPSVLMNQNMLEAARINDVDRFLFASSACIYRQQHDDLNRFSEDQAIPADPHSTYGWAKVLGEVACQAYHDDCDLETSMVRIFNCYGTRESLDPDSSHVIPSLCRKVIEEPDGGSIELFGDGTQERGFIYVTDLVEGMIRAIEAKSDGEPINLGNGDEVVSMNELAETIIDISGKDISIEHDLSKPTGTDKYAADDTKMKDALDWEPTVRLEIGVKEVYDWATDELDAEKAASKAGEAQ; encoded by the coding sequence ATGGACTGGAAAGAAGCCAGAGTCCTCGTAACAGGTGGTGCCGGATTCATCGGTAGCCACCTCAGTGAACGCCTCCTTGAACTCGGTTGTGAGGTTGTCGTTGCAGACGACTTCTCGCGCGGTTCTCCGGACAAGATCGAACATCTTCTCGACGACATCGAACTCCGAACAGTCGATTTGACGACCCACAAAGGTTGTGTCGAGGCGACCGAAGGCGTCGACCACGTCTTCCATCTTGCGGCGACCGTCGGCGGAATTCACTACATCAAGCGCGAAAATGTCGGCGGCCTCACTCCGAGTGTGTTGATGAACCAGAACATGCTCGAAGCGGCCCGAATCAACGACGTGGACCGATTCCTCTTTGCGTCCAGCGCGTGCATTTACCGTCAGCAACACGACGACCTCAATCGATTCAGTGAAGACCAAGCGATTCCGGCCGACCCGCATAGTACGTACGGGTGGGCGAAGGTCCTCGGCGAGGTTGCCTGTCAGGCCTATCACGATGACTGCGATCTTGAAACGTCGATGGTCCGGATTTTCAACTGCTATGGAACGCGAGAGAGTCTTGATCCGGACAGTAGCCACGTCATCCCGTCGCTGTGCCGGAAGGTCATCGAGGAACCGGATGGTGGGTCTATCGAACTGTTCGGTGACGGAACTCAAGAGCGCGGATTCATCTACGTCACCGACCTCGTCGAAGGAATGATCCGTGCCATCGAAGCGAAGTCCGATGGCGAACCGATCAACCTCGGGAACGGCGACGAGGTGGTCAGTATGAACGAACTCGCAGAAACCATCATCGACATCAGTGGCAAAGACATCTCAATCGAACACGATCTCTCGAAACCGACAGGTACGGACAAGTACGCTGCCGACGATACGAAAATGAAAGACGCACTCGACTGGGAACCGACGGTAAGACTCGAAATCGGAGTCAAAGAGGTCTATGACTGGGCGACCGACGAACTGGACGCCGAGAAGGCAGCTTCCAAGGCAGGTGAGGCACAATGA
- a CDS encoding NAD-dependent epimerase/dehydratase family protein, with protein MSFDGENVLVTGGASFIGSHLVEDLVAEGANVRVADDFSSGTTENLGAVRNQIEIADGNLKQWEFADEATKDIDRVFHLAADHGGRGYISNYPANCATNMALDNIVFETAVENGVDKITFASSACTYPTDIQQEKRRLQEDMVSFDERGGAYADEAYGWAKLMGERSLQAFHEQYGVDTSAVRIFTAYGPRENETHAIVALIAKAYAEQDPYQIWGDGEQTRNFTYVSDIVSALMLANENISDGTPVNAGIPEYISINEVAEAIFDYLDWEPEEVNRMTDKPVGVRHRAADTTRAEELLGWEPEYSLQDGMAETIDWYAENREKEYVQENLQTLLHER; from the coding sequence ATGAGCTTCGACGGAGAGAACGTCCTCGTCACGGGTGGCGCGTCGTTCATCGGCAGTCATCTCGTCGAGGACCTCGTTGCAGAGGGTGCAAACGTCAGAGTTGCAGACGACTTCTCCAGCGGGACGACGGAGAACCTCGGGGCAGTGCGAAACCAAATCGAAATCGCGGACGGCAACCTCAAGCAATGGGAGTTCGCCGACGAAGCCACGAAAGATATCGATCGTGTCTTCCACCTCGCGGCCGACCACGGTGGTCGCGGGTACATCTCGAACTACCCGGCAAACTGTGCCACCAACATGGCGCTGGACAACATCGTGTTCGAGACTGCAGTTGAGAACGGTGTCGACAAGATCACGTTTGCATCCAGTGCGTGTACCTACCCGACCGACATCCAGCAGGAGAAGCGACGCCTCCAAGAAGACATGGTGAGCTTCGACGAACGCGGCGGGGCGTACGCAGACGAAGCCTATGGATGGGCGAAACTCATGGGCGAACGTTCACTGCAGGCGTTCCACGAACAGTACGGCGTGGACACAAGCGCGGTTCGAATTTTCACCGCGTACGGTCCACGCGAAAACGAGACGCACGCTATCGTTGCGCTCATCGCTAAGGCCTACGCGGAACAAGACCCGTATCAGATTTGGGGCGACGGCGAACAAACCCGCAACTTCACCTACGTCTCCGACATCGTGAGCGCGCTTATGCTCGCCAACGAGAACATTTCGGACGGGACACCGGTCAACGCTGGGATTCCGGAGTACATCTCCATCAACGAAGTAGCCGAAGCCATCTTCGACTACCTCGATTGGGAACCTGAAGAAGTCAACCGCATGACCGACAAGCCAGTTGGGGTTCGCCATCGGGCCGCCGACACGACCCGGGCCGAGGAACTACTCGGCTGGGAACCAGAGTACAGTCTCCAGGACGGGATGGCCGAGACCATCGACTGGTACGCCGAGAACCGGGAGAAGGAGTACGTCCAGGAGAATCTACAGACGCTGCTGCACGAGCGGTGA
- a CDS encoding sulfatase-like hydrolase/transferase: MNVLVYVLDALRADHLSCYGYERETSPNIDRLADEGIVFEQCFTPATWTRPVAGSILSGSYPPTHGTQTRHDTFHPHVPSLAEQFRTAGFETVGITTMGNVSSAVGFDAGFDEFYDLYKDEQVIAERRTSTVSEEELTEEDVEKVALPRAEDINDIFERWLGERDGDDPFFAFAWSIEPHIPYDPPEGFREYVASDYDGPVDGERECLKQVETAADLNQLKGLYDGEIAYNDACLGELLDHLRDADILDETLVVVVGDHGEAFNEHGRLTHGHAPYDELMHVPFVVRAPDGANGFRAQDLCSLIDMYPTVLEYATDGSVSLENVQGSSLADALAGTPTDVHDYVFAKTDTYDMQNTFYGVRSDTWKYIDVETPDKGGRNLLELVKYVFEKGVLTDILRNPRYYLNRYRYSETEFLYNLLEDPEERTNLVEVDPDRHARFEDLLEAWHEDCVRIREQSAENRTEVEIDDATLEQLQQLGYSE, encoded by the coding sequence ATGAATGTCCTCGTCTACGTCTTGGATGCGCTCCGCGCAGATCATCTCTCCTGTTACGGGTATGAGCGTGAAACGTCACCTAATATCGATAGGTTAGCCGACGAAGGTATCGTGTTCGAGCAGTGTTTTACCCCCGCGACTTGGACCCGTCCCGTTGCTGGCTCGATTCTCTCGGGGTCGTATCCCCCGACACACGGAACCCAAACGAGACACGATACTTTCCACCCGCACGTTCCATCGCTCGCAGAACAGTTTCGGACGGCAGGATTCGAGACAGTAGGGATTACCACGATGGGTAACGTCTCGTCTGCGGTCGGATTCGACGCCGGGTTCGACGAGTTTTACGACCTCTACAAGGACGAACAGGTCATCGCTGAGCGACGTACTTCCACAGTTAGCGAAGAAGAACTCACCGAAGAGGACGTAGAAAAAGTCGCGTTGCCACGCGCCGAGGATATCAACGACATCTTCGAGCGATGGCTCGGCGAACGTGACGGCGACGATCCTTTTTTTGCGTTTGCGTGGTCTATCGAACCCCACATACCGTACGACCCCCCCGAAGGGTTCCGGGAGTACGTCGCCTCGGACTACGACGGGCCAGTCGATGGCGAGCGTGAGTGCCTAAAGCAAGTTGAGACAGCGGCAGATTTGAACCAATTGAAGGGACTCTACGATGGCGAAATAGCCTACAACGACGCCTGTCTCGGAGAACTACTCGACCACCTTCGAGACGCCGATATCTTGGACGAGACACTGGTCGTCGTCGTCGGCGACCACGGCGAAGCGTTCAACGAACACGGCCGTCTCACCCATGGGCACGCGCCGTACGACGAGCTAATGCACGTCCCGTTCGTGGTACGAGCGCCAGACGGAGCGAACGGCTTTCGGGCACAGGATTTGTGTAGCTTGATAGACATGTATCCGACAGTACTAGAGTACGCTACGGACGGGAGTGTCTCATTGGAGAACGTTCAAGGTTCGTCACTAGCGGATGCTCTTGCCGGAACCCCGACCGATGTACACGACTACGTATTCGCCAAGACTGACACGTACGACATGCAAAACACGTTCTACGGCGTCAGGTCGGATACGTGGAAATACATCGACGTGGAAACGCCCGACAAAGGCGGGCGAAATCTACTCGAACTCGTGAAATACGTCTTCGAGAAAGGAGTCCTCACGGACATTCTACGGAACCCGCGGTACTATCTCAATCGGTATCGGTACTCCGAAACGGAGTTTCTGTACAACCTCCTCGAAGATCCAGAGGAACGGACGAACCTCGTGGAGGTCGACCCCGACCGTCACGCCCGATTCGAGGACCTACTCGAAGCGTGGCATGAAGACTGTGTGAGGATTCGAGAGCAGTCTGCCGAAAATCGGACCGAGGTCGAGATCGACGACGCCACACTCGAACAGTTACAGCAGTTGGGCTACAGCGAATAG
- a CDS encoding glycosyltransferase, whose protein sequence is MVKALILKLNGWPTTFDERVEAIAESVEELVVIRPKPPAEVDRLAQRKGVIVYDLLPSRGSFVEPGWIKPIVFPLHVVQAILVMTYLWVRGSLPPVIHALDYALGGIAGVVVSRLFSVPLVVSVRGLKEPRYKAIAEKSDSLRPSINYRILRAMTSFVLVNTDHVITKATYQVDFVKETFGVNPGFTTRPTGVDFELFDPETTDSGDKLTELFGDSALAGNSIALYLAKLLPEKGPDKVLELIAAADDELPDDVMLAFVGEFRNEAFERQFRELQRDVSERVVLHSKRVPFEDVPDLLAAANAVVLLSEPESEGVPRILQESCAMQTPIVASDVTGIAGAFKDLPGCYLVDREDSTAFADAVTSAVTDTSDMPRDRFAERFDMYSNYAAYAGIYETLANPTTE, encoded by the coding sequence ATGGTCAAAGCACTCATCCTGAAACTCAACGGTTGGCCGACGACGTTCGATGAGCGGGTCGAGGCCATCGCAGAAAGCGTCGAAGAACTCGTGGTAATTCGCCCAAAGCCTCCAGCAGAAGTCGATCGACTCGCCCAACGCAAGGGGGTCATCGTCTACGATCTCCTCCCGAGTCGAGGATCGTTCGTTGAACCCGGATGGATCAAGCCGATCGTGTTTCCCCTTCACGTCGTGCAGGCTATTCTCGTGATGACGTATCTCTGGGTTCGAGGGTCTCTTCCACCAGTAATCCATGCACTTGACTACGCACTCGGGGGGATAGCTGGCGTCGTCGTCAGCCGTCTGTTTTCGGTCCCACTCGTCGTAAGCGTTCGCGGTCTCAAAGAGCCCCGATACAAGGCGATTGCAGAAAAGAGCGATTCACTTCGCCCCTCAATCAACTACCGTATCCTTCGAGCGATGACCAGCTTCGTTCTCGTGAACACCGACCACGTTATCACGAAAGCAACCTATCAGGTAGATTTCGTTAAAGAGACTTTCGGCGTCAATCCAGGATTCACGACACGCCCGACTGGTGTCGATTTCGAGTTGTTCGATCCGGAGACTACAGATAGCGGCGACAAATTAACCGAACTGTTCGGTGACTCTGCTCTCGCTGGTAACAGCATCGCGCTCTATCTCGCAAAACTTCTCCCGGAGAAAGGTCCCGACAAGGTACTGGAACTCATCGCGGCGGCAGATGACGAACTCCCGGACGACGTGATGCTTGCCTTCGTCGGAGAGTTCCGCAACGAAGCGTTTGAACGTCAGTTCCGTGAGCTTCAACGAGACGTTAGCGAACGAGTCGTCCTCCATTCCAAGCGAGTTCCCTTCGAAGACGTTCCTGACTTGCTCGCCGCCGCCAACGCCGTCGTGCTTCTTTCGGAACCCGAGAGTGAGGGTGTCCCCCGTATTTTACAAGAATCGTGTGCCATGCAGACCCCGATAGTTGCCTCGGACGTGACTGGAATCGCTGGCGCTTTCAAGGACTTGCCGGGGTGTTACCTCGTCGACCGCGAGGATTCGACGGCGTTTGCCGACGCCGTGACCAGCGCAGTTACGGACACGTCGGACATGCCGAGAGACCGGTTCGCCGAACGATTCGATATGTACAGTAATTATGCGGCGTATGCCGGTATCTACGAGACGCTAGCGAACCCCACTACCGAGTAG